In Xiphophorus maculatus strain JP 163 A chromosome 18, X_maculatus-5.0-male, whole genome shotgun sequence, a single genomic region encodes these proteins:
- the sgcg gene encoding gamma-sarcoglycan isoform X2, producing the protein MVREQYVSTTQGVSAPRPVPDHIYKIGIYGWRKRCLYLFVLLLIVILEGMGLLQVHPDGVKLEEGESEFLFPVYAQEIHSREDTPLVVHSSENVSLNARHENGNVTGRTSVGPKEAQGHTHNMLLNSPNNNMLFSADGEQTLIGPDKLRVTGPEGALFQHSVEVPLLKSELLKDLKLECPTRSVTMDAPKGVHLKALAGNIEAASNMDVILQSTSGLLVLDAETVRMPSLPLSKGGVSGNTQDLFEVCVCHSGKLFLSKAGRTSTCSENQDC; encoded by the exons ATGGTTCGGGAGCAGTATGTCAGCACCACCCAGGGCGTCAGCGCCCCCCGGCCCGTGCCCGACCACATCTACAAGATCGGCATCTACGGCTGGAGGAAACGCTGCCTCTACCTCTTTGTGTTGCTCCTCATCGTCATCCTG gaaggaATGGGACTCCTCCAAGTACACCCCGATGGAGTAAAGCTGGAAGAAGGCGAGTCTGAGTTTCTTTTCCCGGTCTATGCTCAGGAGATTCACTCCAGAGAA GACACTCCCCTAGTTGTGCAttcatcagaaaatgtttccctTAATGCCCGCCATGAGAATGGGAACGTTACGGGGAGGACATCTGTGG GTCCCAAAGAGGCTCAGGGACACACTCACAACATGCTCTTAAACTCCCCCAACAACAACATGCTGTTCAGCGCAGATGGCGAGCAGACTTTGATTGGTCCGGACAAACTCCGAGTCACAG GTCCTGAAGGAGCTCTGTTCCAGCATTCTGTGGAGGTGCCGCTGCTGAAGTCAGAACTTTTGAAAGACCTGAA GCTGGAATGCCCGACCCGCTCTGTGACAATGGACGCACCAAAGGGAGTTCATCTCAAAGCTCTGGCTGGAAACATAGAAGCTGCTTCCAACATGGACGTCATCCTGCAGTCGACTTCAGGGCTG CTGGTGCTGGATGCAGAGACGGTGCGCATGCCAAGCCTGCCGCTGAGCAAAGGAGGCGTTTCTGGAAATACTCAGGATCTGTTTGAGGTCTGTGTCTGTCACAGTGGAAAGCTCTTTCTGTCCAAAGCTGGACGAACTTCCACCTGCAGCGAAAATCAGGACTGCTAG
- the sgcg gene encoding gamma-sarcoglycan isoform X1, with protein MVREQYVSTTQGVSAPRPVPDHIYKIGIYGWRKRCLYLFVLLLIVILVVNFALTIWILRVMWFNAEGMGLLQVHPDGVKLEEGESEFLFPVYAQEIHSREDTPLVVHSSENVSLNARHENGNVTGRTSVGPKEAQGHTHNMLLNSPNNNMLFSADGEQTLIGPDKLRVTGPEGALFQHSVEVPLLKSELLKDLKLECPTRSVTMDAPKGVHLKALAGNIEAASNMDVILQSTSGLLVLDAETVRMPSLPLSKGGVSGNTQDLFEVCVCHSGKLFLSKAGRTSTCSENQDC; from the exons ATGGTTCGGGAGCAGTATGTCAGCACCACCCAGGGCGTCAGCGCCCCCCGGCCCGTGCCCGACCACATCTACAAGATCGGCATCTACGGCTGGAGGAAACGCTGCCTCTACCTCTTTGTGTTGCTCCTCATCGTCATCCTGGTGGTGAACTTTGCCCTCACCATATGGATCCTCCGGGTGATGTGGTTCAACGCA gaaggaATGGGACTCCTCCAAGTACACCCCGATGGAGTAAAGCTGGAAGAAGGCGAGTCTGAGTTTCTTTTCCCGGTCTATGCTCAGGAGATTCACTCCAGAGAA GACACTCCCCTAGTTGTGCAttcatcagaaaatgtttccctTAATGCCCGCCATGAGAATGGGAACGTTACGGGGAGGACATCTGTGG GTCCCAAAGAGGCTCAGGGACACACTCACAACATGCTCTTAAACTCCCCCAACAACAACATGCTGTTCAGCGCAGATGGCGAGCAGACTTTGATTGGTCCGGACAAACTCCGAGTCACAG GTCCTGAAGGAGCTCTGTTCCAGCATTCTGTGGAGGTGCCGCTGCTGAAGTCAGAACTTTTGAAAGACCTGAA GCTGGAATGCCCGACCCGCTCTGTGACAATGGACGCACCAAAGGGAGTTCATCTCAAAGCTCTGGCTGGAAACATAGAAGCTGCTTCCAACATGGACGTCATCCTGCAGTCGACTTCAGGGCTG CTGGTGCTGGATGCAGAGACGGTGCGCATGCCAAGCCTGCCGCTGAGCAAAGGAGGCGTTTCTGGAAATACTCAGGATCTGTTTGAGGTCTGTGTCTGTCACAGTGGAAAGCTCTTTCTGTCCAAAGCTGGACGAACTTCCACCTGCAGCGAAAATCAGGACTGCTAG